The following are encoded in a window of Apis mellifera strain DH4 linkage group LG10, Amel_HAv3.1, whole genome shotgun sequence genomic DNA:
- the LOC100578466 gene encoding uncharacterized protein LOC100578466 isoform X1 has translation MDEGTSDRAGKRRRTYKIGWSSHGVNKSSSDTELAQSRKKNRRRNKSKEIWPLLEGLTVDELARYRRRRVEGQPKDNLQVYVEAENEDLVSEYRQAFRARSEESLEECVWPRNLGTKESSESRRALVGKDVREREEVNPIKNKTSEINDDNNTMETEPLTNSLKRNSLSRRGTSFKRDSELYTDTETYSSYVAYEGRHKPDLARRSTSLKMEGDLETTTEKCEKFIQWLNVSRPELIRVPTHLKLEGEFETTTENQEKYVPFIGVRRPELLRQNTNLKLNGEANFVPEYTDMFKKHDNKERPHPVKPETHLKTGNLFFENTYMGDAVNFIDPSIGETRLTHDSSKDSEEERKKKKELMEKQRKDEEMKMLVSKLEDLKTSPLEIPEYKDAYKDFPRERPKIIKPEDEIGRADGSKILSSPTLKFVRKIDQDPEYKSKYLDYQRDCRKSPLSSRSTFNSSQYGVRFGRQDCKRYDHEITSEVRAQYIPYGHIPRIESLKMPANLRLEGNLDLEPEYKTAYCVKRENQLQADQRMHRRRDRSLSASRRKENYWINNNSEQFGFTNAAQDQDAFQILNTRVHEDNVCGKPPLSNRRGSKSSQMHVQRQMQSNMEENNKIKHRSTSPTYRLHVCNVDDEPKGFRHRHSPSFQSSERIHDSSSNCVLQTNIIRPYSPSFGKNTKQHINGQSFVVLDNETFDKNKNEIRRRQTDQNYNIDGTLSISKKKTKPSANWMPPWYDSTNSI, from the exons GCGTCGTACATATAAAATTGGATGGTCCTCCCACGGGGTCAATAAATCTTCCTCGGACACCGAGCTAGCACAGAGTAGAAAGAAAAACCGAAGAAGGAATAAATCGAAGGAAATATGGCCTTTGCTGGAAGGACTGACAGTGGACGAGTTGGCCCGTTATCGAAGGAGGCGTGTAGAGGGGCAACCGAAGGACAATCTTCAAGTTTACGTCGAGGCTGAAAACGAAGATCTCGTGTCCGAATACCGCCAAGCTTTCCGCGCGAGAAGCGAAGAATCCCTCGAG GAATGTGTCTGGCCTCGAAATCTTGGGACGAAGGAATCGAGCGAAAGTAGGCGAGCTTTAGTTGGGAAAGATGTAAGGGAACGAGAGGAAGTAAatccgattaaaaataaaacgagcgAGATCAATGACGATAATAATACAATGGAGACCGAACCGCTTACCAATTCTCTTAAACGAAATTCTTTGAGCAGAAg GGGTACCAGTTTCAAACGTGATAGTGAATTATACACGGATACGGAAACTTATTCGTCGTACGTGGCTTACGAAGGTCGGCATAAACCCGACCTAGCACGTAGATCCACATCTTTAAAAATGGAAGGTGATTTGGAAACAACCACTgagaaatgtgaaaaattcatCCAATGGTTGAACGTTAGTCGACCGGAACTTATACGTGTACCTACGCATTTAAAACTCGAGGGTGAATTTGAAACGACGACGGAAAATCAGGAAAAATATGTACCGTTTATAGGTGTGCGAAGGCCGGAATTGTTAAGGCAAAATaccaatttgaaattaaatgggGAGGCTAATTTCGTGCCGGAATATACCGATATGTTTAAGAAACATGATAACAAGG AACGTCCACACCCTGTAAAACCCGAAACTCATCTAAAGACTGGAAACTTGTTTTTTGAGAATACATACATGGGGGATGctgttaattttatcgatcctAGTATCGGGGAGACACGATTGACGCATGATTCGAGCAAAGATTCtgaggaagagaggaaaaagaaaaaggagttGATGGAGAAACAGAGGAAAGACGAGGAGATGAAAATGCTGGTTTCAAAGTTAGAAGATCTGAAGACTTCACCACTTGAAATCCCGGAATATAAAGATGCATATAag GATTTCCCAAGAGAAAGGCCCAAAATTATAAAGCCAGAAGATGAAATTGGACGAGCTGATGGATCAAAAATACTTTCCTCTCCCACgttaaaatttgtaagaaaaattgatcaagATCCGGAAtacaaatcgaaatatttagattatcaAAGAGATTGTCGAAAATCACCATTATCTTCGAGATCAACATTCAATTCTTCGCAATATGGTGTACGTTTTGGAAGACAAGATTGCAAACGATACGATCATGAAATTACCAGCGAGGTACGAGCTCAATACATTCCTTACGGTCACATACCGAGGatcgaaagtttaaaaatgcCTGCCAATTTACGCCTAGAAGGTAATCTTGATCTTGAACCAGAATATAAAACTGCTTATTGCGTAAAACGTGAAAATCAATTACAAGCCGATCAGAGAATGCATCGTAGACGAGATCGTAGTTTAAGCGCTTCTaggcgaaaagaaaattattggataaataataattcagaacAATTTGGATTCACGAATGCTGCTCAAGATCAAGATgcgtttcaaatattaaacacGCGAGTTCATGAAGATAATGTCTGTGGAAAACCACCATTAAGTAATCGAag GGGATCAAAATCTTCGCAAATGCATGTCCAAAGACAAATGCAATCAAATAtggaggaaaataataaaataaaacatagatCGACTAGTCCAACATATCGACTTCATGTTTGCAATGTCGATGATGAACCAAAAGGTTTCCGACATAGGCATTCGCCATCATTTCAGTCTTCCGAAAGAATACATGATTCTTCGTCGAATTGTGTACTTCAAACTAACATTATTAGACCGTACTCTCCTAGTTTTggtaaaaatacaaaacaacACATCAACGGTCAATCATTTGTTGTTTTGGATAATGAAACTtttgataagaataaaaatgaaatacgcAGAAGACAAAcagatcaaaattataatattgatggtACATTgtctatttctaaaaaaaaaacaaaacctTCAGCAAATTGGATGCCACCATGGTATGATAGtacaaattctatttaa
- the LOC100578466 gene encoding uncharacterized protein LOC100578466 isoform X2: MDEGTSDRAGKRRRTYKIGWSSHGVNKSSSDTELAQSRKKNRRRNKSKEIWPLLEGLTVDELARYRRRRVEGQPKDNLQVYVEAENEDLVSEYRQAFRARSEESLEECVWPRNLGTKESSESRRALVGKDVREREEVNPIKNKTSEINDDNNTMETEPLTNSLKRNSLSRRGTSFKRDSELYTDTETYSSYVAYEGRHKPDLARRSTSLKMEERPHPVKPETHLKTGNLFFENTYMGDAVNFIDPSIGETRLTHDSSKDSEEERKKKKELMEKQRKDEEMKMLVSKLEDLKTSPLEIPEYKDAYKDFPRERPKIIKPEDEIGRADGSKILSSPTLKFVRKIDQDPEYKSKYLDYQRDCRKSPLSSRSTFNSSQYGVRFGRQDCKRYDHEITSEVRAQYIPYGHIPRIESLKMPANLRLEGNLDLEPEYKTAYCVKRENQLQADQRMHRRRDRSLSASRRKENYWINNNSEQFGFTNAAQDQDAFQILNTRVHEDNVCGKPPLSNRRGSKSSQMHVQRQMQSNMEENNKIKHRSTSPTYRLHVCNVDDEPKGFRHRHSPSFQSSERIHDSSSNCVLQTNIIRPYSPSFGKNTKQHINGQSFVVLDNETFDKNKNEIRRRQTDQNYNIDGTLSISKKKTKPSANWMPPWYDSTNSI; this comes from the exons GCGTCGTACATATAAAATTGGATGGTCCTCCCACGGGGTCAATAAATCTTCCTCGGACACCGAGCTAGCACAGAGTAGAAAGAAAAACCGAAGAAGGAATAAATCGAAGGAAATATGGCCTTTGCTGGAAGGACTGACAGTGGACGAGTTGGCCCGTTATCGAAGGAGGCGTGTAGAGGGGCAACCGAAGGACAATCTTCAAGTTTACGTCGAGGCTGAAAACGAAGATCTCGTGTCCGAATACCGCCAAGCTTTCCGCGCGAGAAGCGAAGAATCCCTCGAG GAATGTGTCTGGCCTCGAAATCTTGGGACGAAGGAATCGAGCGAAAGTAGGCGAGCTTTAGTTGGGAAAGATGTAAGGGAACGAGAGGAAGTAAatccgattaaaaataaaacgagcgAGATCAATGACGATAATAATACAATGGAGACCGAACCGCTTACCAATTCTCTTAAACGAAATTCTTTGAGCAGAAg GGGTACCAGTTTCAAACGTGATAGTGAATTATACACGGATACGGAAACTTATTCGTCGTACGTGGCTTACGAAGGTCGGCATAAACCCGACCTAGCACGTAGATCCACATCTTTAAAAATGGAAG AACGTCCACACCCTGTAAAACCCGAAACTCATCTAAAGACTGGAAACTTGTTTTTTGAGAATACATACATGGGGGATGctgttaattttatcgatcctAGTATCGGGGAGACACGATTGACGCATGATTCGAGCAAAGATTCtgaggaagagaggaaaaagaaaaaggagttGATGGAGAAACAGAGGAAAGACGAGGAGATGAAAATGCTGGTTTCAAAGTTAGAAGATCTGAAGACTTCACCACTTGAAATCCCGGAATATAAAGATGCATATAag GATTTCCCAAGAGAAAGGCCCAAAATTATAAAGCCAGAAGATGAAATTGGACGAGCTGATGGATCAAAAATACTTTCCTCTCCCACgttaaaatttgtaagaaaaattgatcaagATCCGGAAtacaaatcgaaatatttagattatcaAAGAGATTGTCGAAAATCACCATTATCTTCGAGATCAACATTCAATTCTTCGCAATATGGTGTACGTTTTGGAAGACAAGATTGCAAACGATACGATCATGAAATTACCAGCGAGGTACGAGCTCAATACATTCCTTACGGTCACATACCGAGGatcgaaagtttaaaaatgcCTGCCAATTTACGCCTAGAAGGTAATCTTGATCTTGAACCAGAATATAAAACTGCTTATTGCGTAAAACGTGAAAATCAATTACAAGCCGATCAGAGAATGCATCGTAGACGAGATCGTAGTTTAAGCGCTTCTaggcgaaaagaaaattattggataaataataattcagaacAATTTGGATTCACGAATGCTGCTCAAGATCAAGATgcgtttcaaatattaaacacGCGAGTTCATGAAGATAATGTCTGTGGAAAACCACCATTAAGTAATCGAag GGGATCAAAATCTTCGCAAATGCATGTCCAAAGACAAATGCAATCAAATAtggaggaaaataataaaataaaacatagatCGACTAGTCCAACATATCGACTTCATGTTTGCAATGTCGATGATGAACCAAAAGGTTTCCGACATAGGCATTCGCCATCATTTCAGTCTTCCGAAAGAATACATGATTCTTCGTCGAATTGTGTACTTCAAACTAACATTATTAGACCGTACTCTCCTAGTTTTggtaaaaatacaaaacaacACATCAACGGTCAATCATTTGTTGTTTTGGATAATGAAACTtttgataagaataaaaatgaaatacgcAGAAGACAAAcagatcaaaattataatattgatggtACATTgtctatttctaaaaaaaaaacaaaacctTCAGCAAATTGGATGCCACCATGGTATGATAGtacaaattctatttaa
- the LOC100578466 gene encoding uncharacterized protein LOC100578466 isoform X3, producing METEPLTNSLKRNSLSRRGTSFKRDSELYTDTETYSSYVAYEGRHKPDLARRSTSLKMEGDLETTTEKCEKFIQWLNVSRPELIRVPTHLKLEGEFETTTENQEKYVPFIGVRRPELLRQNTNLKLNGEANFVPEYTDMFKKHDNKERPHPVKPETHLKTGNLFFENTYMGDAVNFIDPSIGETRLTHDSSKDSEEERKKKKELMEKQRKDEEMKMLVSKLEDLKTSPLEIPEYKDAYKDFPRERPKIIKPEDEIGRADGSKILSSPTLKFVRKIDQDPEYKSKYLDYQRDCRKSPLSSRSTFNSSQYGVRFGRQDCKRYDHEITSEVRAQYIPYGHIPRIESLKMPANLRLEGNLDLEPEYKTAYCVKRENQLQADQRMHRRRDRSLSASRRKENYWINNNSEQFGFTNAAQDQDAFQILNTRVHEDNVCGKPPLSNRRGSKSSQMHVQRQMQSNMEENNKIKHRSTSPTYRLHVCNVDDEPKGFRHRHSPSFQSSERIHDSSSNCVLQTNIIRPYSPSFGKNTKQHINGQSFVVLDNETFDKNKNEIRRRQTDQNYNIDGTLSISKKKTKPSANWMPPWYDSTNSI from the exons ATGGAGACCGAACCGCTTACCAATTCTCTTAAACGAAATTCTTTGAGCAGAAg GGGTACCAGTTTCAAACGTGATAGTGAATTATACACGGATACGGAAACTTATTCGTCGTACGTGGCTTACGAAGGTCGGCATAAACCCGACCTAGCACGTAGATCCACATCTTTAAAAATGGAAGGTGATTTGGAAACAACCACTgagaaatgtgaaaaattcatCCAATGGTTGAACGTTAGTCGACCGGAACTTATACGTGTACCTACGCATTTAAAACTCGAGGGTGAATTTGAAACGACGACGGAAAATCAGGAAAAATATGTACCGTTTATAGGTGTGCGAAGGCCGGAATTGTTAAGGCAAAATaccaatttgaaattaaatgggGAGGCTAATTTCGTGCCGGAATATACCGATATGTTTAAGAAACATGATAACAAGG AACGTCCACACCCTGTAAAACCCGAAACTCATCTAAAGACTGGAAACTTGTTTTTTGAGAATACATACATGGGGGATGctgttaattttatcgatcctAGTATCGGGGAGACACGATTGACGCATGATTCGAGCAAAGATTCtgaggaagagaggaaaaagaaaaaggagttGATGGAGAAACAGAGGAAAGACGAGGAGATGAAAATGCTGGTTTCAAAGTTAGAAGATCTGAAGACTTCACCACTTGAAATCCCGGAATATAAAGATGCATATAag GATTTCCCAAGAGAAAGGCCCAAAATTATAAAGCCAGAAGATGAAATTGGACGAGCTGATGGATCAAAAATACTTTCCTCTCCCACgttaaaatttgtaagaaaaattgatcaagATCCGGAAtacaaatcgaaatatttagattatcaAAGAGATTGTCGAAAATCACCATTATCTTCGAGATCAACATTCAATTCTTCGCAATATGGTGTACGTTTTGGAAGACAAGATTGCAAACGATACGATCATGAAATTACCAGCGAGGTACGAGCTCAATACATTCCTTACGGTCACATACCGAGGatcgaaagtttaaaaatgcCTGCCAATTTACGCCTAGAAGGTAATCTTGATCTTGAACCAGAATATAAAACTGCTTATTGCGTAAAACGTGAAAATCAATTACAAGCCGATCAGAGAATGCATCGTAGACGAGATCGTAGTTTAAGCGCTTCTaggcgaaaagaaaattattggataaataataattcagaacAATTTGGATTCACGAATGCTGCTCAAGATCAAGATgcgtttcaaatattaaacacGCGAGTTCATGAAGATAATGTCTGTGGAAAACCACCATTAAGTAATCGAag GGGATCAAAATCTTCGCAAATGCATGTCCAAAGACAAATGCAATCAAATAtggaggaaaataataaaataaaacatagatCGACTAGTCCAACATATCGACTTCATGTTTGCAATGTCGATGATGAACCAAAAGGTTTCCGACATAGGCATTCGCCATCATTTCAGTCTTCCGAAAGAATACATGATTCTTCGTCGAATTGTGTACTTCAAACTAACATTATTAGACCGTACTCTCCTAGTTTTggtaaaaatacaaaacaacACATCAACGGTCAATCATTTGTTGTTTTGGATAATGAAACTtttgataagaataaaaatgaaatacgcAGAAGACAAAcagatcaaaattataatattgatggtACATTgtctatttctaaaaaaaaaacaaaacctTCAGCAAATTGGATGCCACCATGGTATGATAGtacaaattctatttaa